CACGACACCCAGTCCCACCCAGGCCGAGTCGAGTCGCGGCGTAGTACACAAAAATCACGGGTTCCACTCACAACTGTCCAGTTGGCACTGGCGAGCTACTGCCGAACGTGTCCAAACGATGCGAGCGACGGCCGAGCCGCTGTCATGGGCGAGTTGCTGCCGGGCGAGCAGGcgagtaaaaataaaaaaatgttgaagtAACTCAGATGCGAACTACTGACCAACTCGCACGTACGAGTTACTCGTAAGTTAAGTCCAAACAGTGCGAGTTACTGCAGTGCAGCTACTCGGAAGGCTGACTCGTACGCTAGCTTGCACTGTGTAAACTATCCATaagtcgcggctgacagccgcgtccgctagtgtgtcggcgccTTTAGCTTGAATTTATAGCAACACTAACTGCgtttcaaaatatatatttgcaAGTACCTTTTTCGCGACCTGTCATTGTCATGTTGGCAATAAAACGTAAATTAAGCTGTCAAGTGTCAAATCAAAAGCCAACATTTTATCGGGCTGATTCTGGAAGGTGGAAGCTTATGAAACATATTTTAAGAGATTATAAAACGTTTTACTAGTGCGGTAACCTCTGGGACCGCATCTGAACGGCATGTAGCGCAATGCGGCCAGCGCGCGCGCCATGGCCGGCGAGTACGCGCTCGTGAGCGAGCTCGAGCACGAGGAGCCGCTGGAGCTGCCGCTGGAGGCGGACGGCGCGCTGCTGCTGAGCACCGTGCGCGCGCAGTTCCCCGCCGCGTCCGGGCTCAAGTACCGCGCGCCCGGCGGCCGCCTGCGGGGCCTGCGCCTGGTGGACGGCCGcctggcgccgccgcccgccggcTGGCCCTCCGCGCGCTACCactgcgccgcgccgccgccctcgccccccccgccgccgcccccgcggccCCAGGACCTGGTCGTGCTCGGCCTCCCGTGGCGCACCGGCGAGGACGCCGTGCGAGACTACTTCGCCAGTTTTGGTGAGCTCGAGATGGTGCAAGTGAAGCGCGACCCGCGCACGGGGCTATCGAAAGGCTTCGGCTTCATCAAGTTCACGTCGTGGGAGGCGCAGGCGCGCGCGCTGGCGCGGCGGCACCTGGTGGACGGGCGCTGGTGCGACGTGCGCGTGccggggcgcggcggcggcgcggccccGCGCAAGGTGTTCGTGGGCCGCTGCACCGAGGCCCTCACTGCTGAAGATCTGCGAGACTACTTCACAGCATTTGGACAAGTCACAGATGTGTTTGTGCCGAAACCATTCCGTGCCTTTGGATTTGTAACTTTTATGGATGCAGAAGTGGCCCAGTCCCTATGTGGTCAAGATCACATTATTAAAGGTGTCTCTGTGAACATAGCATCAGCATCTCCAAAGCGAGAGAGAGCTGCTGCGGCCCCCGGCTGGGCGCCGTACTGGCCTCCTGGGGCTGGCCCGGACCAGAAACCGTACCTCAAATATGAGTGATGTCACTATATGCTATTGCTGTACATAATCTGCTCATATGAGCCCATTGTTGATcactataaaattttatatcaaaatcataaatgtacatattatagtataaaatataattcaaGTTGCAATCTGTCTTTAAGTACATGaaatcttttattatttatccatGCTTCAGTATAATTCTGAACACATAACTGATACTTTCCTGAAATCTTAGTGTAGATTATAATTCAGGAATCATAACTaggtcattttcattattagTGGCAATCAACCTTATTTATATAACAGCAGTCTTTGTAACAACATGTGTGAATAacaagtttatttatgtaggcTTACATAACAGATATTTCGTCTTAGTTGCCCataaacataaatacctactaggATAGTACCTAAATATGCAATGTTTGAAACAAAATGAGGGTAGGTACAAACTGAAAAGAAAACACATGTTTTAAGAATGAAAACTCCACTTTACTAGTAAAATTATGCAGATTGTTAAGTAACTATTTACAACAACTGTCCAGTATAATTGGATAATCATAATGTCACACAGTGCGTTTGTCTCTATCTCAAGTACTTGGCGGCCCAGTCGACCCGCGTCGCGCCGCTGCCGACGGCCGCTGTGGCTGCTTCTGTGGACCATCACACAGGATATAAGCCACAtgaatgaagaaaaatatcaaGATGGCGGCTGGACAGCATCAGTCTCACCCTTGGCAGTAGCAGGAGTACTTATTGAAAACTACCACTTATGTAATGGCAgccattttaatattgtttctttatctgcgcGCGTTATTATCTGTAAGAGCCTCTATTACCTAAAAGTAGGAAGTATAGAATAATTTCAGCATATGCatgctacataattataccatCAACAcaggaaaaaacaaaaaaaaacaacattctCACCATGATGTGCCCGTAAAGGCAGTGGATGAAACAGTGACGTGTCGATACGGCTTCCCGCCACGTACCGCGCGGCTCCAAGGTACGCGGCAGCCGCACCTCCCGctcccccgcccccgccgccgcccaccgCCCCGCCTAGCGCCAGCACGCTGCGCCCGCCGCGGCCTTCCGCGCCCGAACTATGCGTAGAGGGagatatacatacattttaggAGTTAGATTTGGTCAGCATTTATCAACATAAAAGTAAGTATAGCACAGCATCATGTCTCTCTTTAGTATAGTAGtagctatatatatatatatatagtagtAGCACTTGCGGCGccttaaatatttgaaatgcaGTGCAGTGCTCTTCACTGTagtgtagggtgaccatgaaTTTAAGACAGTTAAATACGTTAGACACGTTAGTTATTTTAGGCTATTTCCATACCGGTAAGCGTTGGACACCCGACGTAGTGCCCTCGCCGAAGCCAGTCTCTCCTCACCTTCGTTCTCGTGGATCACTTCTCCGCTGAAAATTACACAATAACTAAATCATGACATTTATAATGGTAGTCACGGTAGTAGTTATTggcaaataaattttatacctacttatatttttatgacctTAGAAATTAGCTTAGTCcagtaggtagttaggtaggaAATGTTTCagtacttaccctaaaatatCTGCAAAATGGTCGCGCAGCGGTTGCTGTGGGGCTGGAAGTGCCGGTTGCGGTTGCGGCGGCTGTGAAATGATCTCTACTGGCTCTCGCGCGCCACTTctgtatacaaataaaaacaatcgTAGTTAGTTAAGATTTTACAGGAAGGTCATTCTAGTAATTACTGTTTACGTTTGTATAgctatgtaggta
The sequence above is a segment of the Plutella xylostella chromosome 29, ilPluXylo3.1, whole genome shotgun sequence genome. Coding sequences within it:
- the LOC119693474 gene encoding TAR DNA-binding protein 43 → MAGEYALVSELEHEEPLELPLEADGALLLSTVRAQFPAASGLKYRAPGGRLRGLRLVDGRLAPPPAGWPSARYHCAAPPPSPPPPPPPRPQDLVVLGLPWRTGEDAVRDYFASFGELEMVQVKRDPRTGLSKGFGFIKFTSWEAQARALARRHLVDGRWCDVRVPGRGGGAAPRKVFVGRCTEALTAEDLRDYFTAFGQVTDVFVPKPFRAFGFVTFMDAEVAQSLCGQDHIIKGVSVNIASASPKRERAAAAPGWAPYWPPGAGPDQKPYLKYE